In the Dolichospermum flos-aquae CCAP 1403/13F genome, AAAACACTGTAAAAACTCGCTCAATTTTATGAGACTAGTCGTAAACTAAGTTAATAATTTGCATATTAGTAATGTTAATTCCATTCCCCACTACCAGTGACCAATGGCTAAATCCAGTTTAGAAACATGGAGTCAGCGATTGCTGGCCGCGATATTTTTAGGTGGACAAGTCTTATTTCACCTAATCCAAGGTAAAATTCACCGCCGGAACACCCTAGAACAATTGGCAATAGTTGGACCCGACTCCTTCTTTATTGCCCTATTAACAGCCATATTCGTGGGTGCAGTATTTACAATTCAGGTAGCAAGGGAGTTCATCAATTTTGGGGCAGGAAACCTCGTTGGTGGCGTGTTAGCAGTAGCATTGACGAGAGAACTTACCCCCGTATTAACAGCAGTAGTTTTAGCTGGAAGGGTAGGTTCGGCTTTTGCGGCAGAAATCGGCACAATGAAAGTCACAGAACAAATAGATGCTCTGTTAATGTTAAAAACAGATCCTATTGATTATCTAGTCATTCCCCGGCTTCTGGCTTGCTTCATCATGCTGCCGATTTTAACTTTGTTATCCTTAATTACAGGAATGTCTGGGGGAATGCTTATAGCCACTCATATTTACAACCTTTCAGATACAGTATTTCTAGACTCAGCGCGTGACTTTCTCGATATCTGGGATATTGGCAGTGCTATGATTAAAGCTGCTTGCTTTGGTGTATTAATCGCCATTATCGGCTGTAGTTGGGGCTTAACCACTACTGGAGGTGCTAAAGGTGTGGGACAATCAACAACAACTGCTGTTGTCACTGCCTTATTAGTTATATTCATTAGCAACTTCTTTCTGTCTTGGGTCATGTTTCAGGGTCCGGGTAGTGGATTAGTAAAATGATTTAGAGGCAAGATAGAGTCGTTAAGAATTACGAATTATGTAAGTAGGAGAAAAGATTTTGACCAGTTCATTGACACCTAACACCATATCAACAGTAGAACTAAAGCCAAGTTACAATATTCCTGTTGTCTTAGTCTTGGGCGCTATTCCCGTACTATTGGTACAACCTTGGTTGGGAGGAATATTGACGTTATTGGGTTTGTTTTTGATGTTGCAAGCTGTAACACTACGCTTTCAATTTACCGCTACCGATTTTGATCTTTATAGAGGAGAAAAGTTAATTAAGCGTTTTCCTTACCAAGAATGGCAAAATTGGCGAATATTCTGGAATCGAGTTCCCATTTTGTTCTATTTTAAAGAAGTGAACAGTATTCACTTTTTGCCAATTTTATTTGACCCCAAAACCTTAAAATCTTGTTTAGAAGAACGTTGTCCACGCATTGATTAGATTTTGTTGTTTCGCGCAGAGTCGCAAAGGAGCAAAGGCGCAAAGGGAAGAGTTTTGATAGTGCGGTGTCAGCCATAAATTAAAGTAAGAGAATTTCATAGCTGAATTCAGTAAGTCTGAAAATTTATATTGTTGTTTATGAACCCAGAAGAATCTCAAACTCCAGAAACCATAAATAAGTGGTTAGAAAAAATAGAAGTGCAACCTCCTACAGATGAAATACTAGAAAAACCATCTGCTGATTTAGAATTAGAAGCTGAAGCATCTGGTGAATTGGTAACGTCATTAACCACAGAAACAACAGCATTAGAATCGGCAGATTCACTATATACACAACCAGCGCAAAAAGTAATCCAGTTGCAGCATAGGTCAGCAGACTTAAAAGCAGAAATTACTCAATTGGAAATTACTTATGAAACCCTTCAGAAGCAAGTAAGTGTAACCCAAATCGCACTTTCGCAAGTTGTCCAAGAGTCATTATCGCAGTTAGAACAACGCAAACAAACTTTACAAATTTCTGTAGAACAACTCGAACGTCGTCAAGAACGCATTCGCAATGAAATGCGGACTACTTTTGCGGGGACTTCTCAAGATATAGCAATTCGGGTACAGGGTTTTAAGGACTATCTCACAGGCAGTTTACAGGATTTGGCATCAGCGGCGGAACAAATGCAACTGGTACAACCTGTCCGAGAACGGGAAAAACCACCACAGGGAGAAGCAAAACCTGTTAAAGAACAATTAGAAGCCCC is a window encoding:
- a CDS encoding MlaE family lipid ABC transporter permease subunit, with amino-acid sequence MAKSSLETWSQRLLAAIFLGGQVLFHLIQGKIHRRNTLEQLAIVGPDSFFIALLTAIFVGAVFTIQVAREFINFGAGNLVGGVLAVALTRELTPVLTAVVLAGRVGSAFAAEIGTMKVTEQIDALLMLKTDPIDYLVIPRLLACFIMLPILTLLSLITGMSGGMLIATHIYNLSDTVFLDSARDFLDIWDIGSAMIKAACFGVLIAIIGCSWGLTTTGGAKGVGQSTTTAVVTALLVIFISNFFLSWVMFQGPGSGLVK
- a CDS encoding DUF3119 family protein, encoding MTSSLTPNTISTVELKPSYNIPVVLVLGAIPVLLVQPWLGGILTLLGLFLMLQAVTLRFQFTATDFDLYRGEKLIKRFPYQEWQNWRIFWNRVPILFYFKEVNSIHFLPILFDPKTLKSCLEERCPRID
- a CDS encoding DUF3086 domain-containing protein, translating into MNPEESQTPETINKWLEKIEVQPPTDEILEKPSADLELEAEASGELVTSLTTETTALESADSLYTQPAQKVIQLQHRSADLKAEITQLEITYETLQKQVSVTQIALSQVVQESLSQLEQRKQTLQISVEQLERRQERIRNEMRTTFAGTSQDIAIRVQGFKDYLTGSLQDLASAAEQMQLVQPVREREKPPQGEAKPVKEQLEAPQLGQQQFQDTTKKIRRLLDQYRNQPDYYGPPWQLRRTFEPIHAEKLSNWLFTLGGRGALRTMGSRLQNILIASSAVSILHQLYGDRVRTLILANTPERLGEWRRGLQDCLGIGRPDFGPDRGVVLFEAPTALAQKAERLVTANQMPFIIIDDSEEQISLALLQFPLWLAFAPDPKTMKDRNFDDDF